From Pseudanabaena sp. PCC 6802, one genomic window encodes:
- a CDS encoding FecR domain-containing protein, with amino-acid sequence MIHKTQIQKARSRQLWRLVSLICLGSSLAVLPACNFNSPAKPFSSEVNPTDSVAKVTEVKSRPVWIRFLNADSEQSATVGTSVKPGEVIRTEEAARVQIHLLSGDLVRVEGESSLKIAKKDTVNLDKGQLLAWSAPDRSSPTQIETPFGIVSLKNTTVFIDIPKDAAKDRVILALQGNVEVKLNSGSVPINLKQGQELTIKSDGTVSKPKDLDVAAVEKKFAKSRLIYGFDSRLESLAAIESRYTISSNTTETDKVPYSRKKKTAPAPANNPPQASNTPQETAPEPYRPPARYEAPRRDPEPPPQTTTRRSDPEPQADPLAVPRRAEPAAPQAAEPPPQPVQPEVAPAPLEPPPLPVQPEAPPPQAAPTPAPEEPRTP; translated from the coding sequence GTGATCCACAAAACTCAGATACAGAAAGCGCGATCGCGGCAGCTCTGGCGGCTAGTATCTTTAATTTGCTTAGGTTCAAGTTTAGCCGTTCTGCCAGCTTGCAATTTTAACAGCCCAGCTAAGCCGTTTAGCAGCGAAGTCAACCCTACAGACTCGGTTGCCAAAGTTACCGAAGTTAAGAGTCGTCCGGTATGGATTCGTTTTCTTAATGCCGATAGCGAACAATCTGCTACGGTCGGAACCTCGGTCAAACCTGGTGAGGTCATTCGCACCGAAGAGGCGGCGCGCGTCCAAATTCACCTGCTCAGCGGCGACCTGGTTCGCGTTGAGGGTGAATCATCGTTGAAGATCGCTAAAAAAGATACTGTCAATCTTGATAAGGGGCAATTACTTGCCTGGTCAGCCCCCGATCGCTCCTCTCCCACGCAGATCGAAACTCCTTTTGGCATTGTTTCCTTGAAAAACACAACTGTATTCATCGATATTCCGAAGGATGCCGCCAAAGATAGAGTTATTCTGGCTTTACAGGGTAATGTCGAAGTCAAACTTAATAGTGGCTCCGTGCCCATTAACCTCAAACAAGGGCAAGAGCTGACAATTAAGTCAGATGGCACGGTCTCAAAACCCAAAGACCTTGATGTGGCAGCGGTTGAAAAGAAATTCGCCAAGAGCAGGTTGATCTATGGCTTTGATAGTCGTTTAGAGAGCTTAGCGGCGATCGAGTCGCGCTATACAATCTCCTCCAATACAACTGAAACTGATAAAGTCCCCTACAGTAGAAAGAAGAAGACAGCACCTGCTCCAGCCAATAATCCACCACAAGCTAGTAACACTCCTCAAGAGACTGCTCCTGAGCCCTACAGACCGCCAGCGCGGTACGAAGCTCCCAGAAGAGATCCCGAACCGCCCCCGCAAACCACCACTCGTCGCTCTGATCCAGAGCCACAAGCTGACCCGCTAGCCGTACCGCGCCGCGCCGAACCAGCCGCACCACAAGCGGCAGAACCACCACCTCAGCCAGTTCAACCTGAGGTAGCTCCGGCTCCTCTAGAACCACCGCCTCTACCAGTTCAACCCGAGGCTCCGCCACCGCAGGCAGCTCCCACACCAGCACCCGAAGAACCCAGGACACCTTAG
- a CDS encoding tetratricopeptide repeat protein, producing the protein MDDADAQFNIANSLVARGKLNEAVASYQRAIALNPQHANAYFNLGVTFRKLSQLEAAVQSYRRGLAIDRDSALAHYGLGNVLRELGQLDAAIAAYEQAVNLEPQKVEFLFMLASSLAQQGNFEKAIQTYNIVLQLRPDDPNAYFDLGCIFRDLGNLEASATSYQRVLELDSHDAQASFNLGNVLTQQGEYERAVTAYQGAIALDPKYAKAHEGLGLAYMKLRQHERAITTYRTALRLNAHQAEVWCNLGDALAQKGEYEEAIKCLQTSIELKPEFAGAYCNLANTSFLTGNLKKALEYCHKALALNPEFPEAHNNLGLILYVQNQVENAIACYDKAIAINPNHVNARWNKALALLKLGDFERGWVEYEYRWESDFMSPPGFTQPLWDGSSLVGKTILLVAEQGFGDMIQFVRYVPLVAACGGRIVVQCPAALMKLFSTCDRIEQLVETSSELPAFDVYAHFMSLPRILGTTLATVPNQIPYLQALPKSHPDDYPHLQIFYSDRIKVGITWASGYKDETIALLKDYKKRSCPLAYFVELLRVPGVSFYSLQVGKDVADLYDYLSDEPDAQIITDLSDRIDDFADTAAMIDRLDLVISVDTSIVHLAGAMGKPTWVLLPFASDWRWLLERQDSPWYPHTMRLFRQPRAGDWQSVFREVLIALSAYRQP; encoded by the coding sequence ATGGACGACGCTGATGCACAGTTTAATATAGCTAATTCACTGGTTGCTCGTGGCAAGCTGAATGAGGCAGTTGCGAGCTATCAGAGGGCGATCGCTCTGAATCCTCAACATGCCAATGCTTATTTTAATTTGGGCGTGACTTTTCGCAAACTGAGCCAACTCGAAGCAGCAGTGCAAAGTTACCGACGTGGTTTGGCAATTGACCGAGACTCTGCGCTGGCTCATTATGGGTTGGGTAACGTGCTGCGGGAATTGGGGCAGCTAGACGCAGCGATCGCTGCCTACGAGCAGGCAGTTAACTTGGAACCCCAAAAGGTGGAATTTCTATTTATGCTGGCTAGCAGTCTCGCGCAACAGGGCAACTTTGAGAAGGCAATCCAAACCTACAACATAGTACTGCAATTGCGTCCTGACGATCCAAACGCCTATTTCGATTTGGGGTGCATCTTCCGCGATCTGGGCAATTTAGAAGCATCTGCGACCAGCTACCAACGCGTCCTGGAGCTAGACTCCCATGATGCCCAAGCTAGTTTTAACTTAGGTAATGTCCTGACACAACAAGGTGAATACGAGCGCGCGGTGACGGCTTACCAGGGCGCGATCGCTCTCGATCCTAAATATGCTAAAGCTCATGAGGGATTGGGGTTAGCGTATATGAAACTGCGCCAACACGAGCGCGCGATCACTACTTACCGCACAGCACTGAGATTAAATGCCCATCAAGCAGAGGTCTGGTGCAACCTCGGGGATGCCCTAGCGCAAAAAGGCGAGTATGAGGAGGCGATAAAATGTTTGCAAACATCGATCGAGCTAAAGCCAGAATTTGCCGGTGCTTATTGCAACTTAGCGAATACCTCGTTTCTGACTGGCAATCTTAAAAAAGCTTTGGAGTATTGTCATAAAGCTCTGGCGCTGAATCCAGAATTCCCAGAGGCGCACAATAACCTCGGGTTGATTCTCTACGTACAGAATCAGGTGGAGAATGCGATCGCCTGCTATGACAAAGCTATCGCAATTAATCCAAATCATGTCAATGCCCGCTGGAATAAGGCATTAGCTTTGTTAAAATTGGGCGATTTCGAACGAGGATGGGTGGAATACGAATATCGTTGGGAGAGCGACTTTATGTCGCCACCTGGTTTTACCCAACCGCTTTGGGATGGCTCGTCTTTGGTGGGTAAGACAATTTTGCTCGTAGCGGAGCAGGGCTTTGGTGACATGATTCAATTCGTGCGCTACGTGCCATTGGTGGCTGCATGCGGTGGACGGATCGTCGTACAGTGTCCTGCCGCCCTCATGAAATTGTTTTCGACCTGCGATCGCATTGAGCAACTAGTAGAAACAAGCTCAGAGTTGCCAGCGTTTGATGTTTACGCGCACTTTATGAGCCTGCCAAGAATTCTCGGCACCACCTTAGCAACAGTTCCCAATCAAATCCCTTATCTTCAGGCACTTCCCAAGTCACATCCCGACGATTATCCTCATCTACAGATTTTCTACTCCGATCGCATCAAAGTAGGAATTACTTGGGCAAGTGGCTATAAGGATGAAACGATCGCTCTGCTTAAGGACTATAAAAAAAGATCGTGTCCCCTTGCTTATTTTGTCGAACTTTTGAGAGTGCCTGGAGTTAGCTTTTACAGCCTTCAGGTGGGAAAGGATGTGGCGGACTTGTACGACTATCTCAGCGACGAGCCTGACGCGCAAATTATTACCGACCTCAGCGATCGCATCGACGACTTTGCCGACACGGCGGCGATGATAGATCGACTAGATCTGGTGATTTCTGTGGACACATCTATAGTGCATCTAGCAGGCGCAATGGGTAAACCAACCTGGGTATTGCTTCCCTTTGCATCTGATTGGCGCTGGTTGCTAGAGCGCCAGGATAGTCCTTGGTATCCTCATACCATGCGCTTATTTCGCCAACCCCGCGCTGGAGATTGGCAAAGCGTATTTCGTGAGGTGCTGATCGCTCTAAGCGCATATCGTCAGCCATAG
- a CDS encoding sulfotransferase domain-containing protein — MLVNFLIVGTQKGGTTALAQFLSNHPQICIAPAKEVHFFDYDQNYQTTHPTWLGVPPHLLPPVKHLRNNLGTKPRHSAQMLNPSDPSDIPDICDIPNPQPPTPTDRYHSFFPNYTNQPAVGEATPIYMYFPWIADRIKAYNPNMKLIVLLRHPVERAYSHYQMERARGWEWLPFPLAIRFEALRLRIAKIAEKYDKPERSGLRTHSYSDRGFYARQIHHLLRYFPREQMLVLLNEDLQKHHHQTLKRVYQFLNVDSNIIPPEPERVLSGNYQPMSQRDRNYLLRLYDREVDTLAKFLELDLSDWKT, encoded by the coding sequence ATGCTCGTCAATTTTCTCATCGTCGGCACCCAAAAAGGAGGGACGACCGCATTAGCTCAGTTTCTATCAAACCACCCCCAGATTTGTATAGCCCCCGCCAAAGAGGTTCACTTCTTCGACTACGACCAAAACTATCAAACCACTCACCCTACCTGGCTGGGCGTTCCACCTCATCTCCTGCCCCCAGTTAAGCATTTGCGCAATAATCTTGGTACCAAGCCCAGGCATTCCGCGCAAATGCTTAACCCCTCCGATCCTTCCGATATCCCCGATATTTGCGATATCCCCAACCCCCAACCCCCAACCCCCACGGATCGCTACCACAGCTTCTTCCCCAACTACACCAACCAACCTGCCGTCGGCGAAGCAACTCCCATCTACATGTATTTCCCCTGGATTGCCGATCGCATTAAAGCCTACAATCCCAACATGAAGCTGATCGTTCTGCTGCGCCATCCCGTAGAACGCGCCTACTCTCACTACCAAATGGAACGAGCTAGAGGTTGGGAGTGGCTGCCTTTTCCTTTAGCAATCCGCTTTGAAGCATTGCGGTTGCGCATCGCTAAGATCGCAGAGAAATATGACAAGCCAGAGCGATCGGGGTTAAGAACCCATTCCTATAGCGATCGCGGCTTTTATGCGCGACAAATCCACCACTTGCTACGCTATTTTCCCAGAGAGCAAATGCTCGTACTCCTCAACGAAGACCTCCAGAAACACCACCACCAAACCCTGAAGCGCGTCTATCAATTTCTCAATGTTGACAGTAATATCATCCCTCCCGAGCCAGAGCGAGTCTTAAGCGGTAACTATCAACCCATGTCTCAACGAGATAGAAATTATCTACTGCGACTATACGATCGCGAAGTCGATACCCTGGCTAAATTCTTAGAATTAGATTTAAGCGATTGGAAGACCTGA
- a CDS encoding calcium-binding protein produces MAIFIGTDANDSYLATTEGDNARGARGNDTLIGNSGRDTLNGNADNDLLFADSLTQTAGGNDSLFGGQGADTLVGARFGFSADSLGGNRGEDLLIASTNGGNTLFGGQGNDTIYGSVANSNTMNGDIGDDVVIAGNGSDRMLGADGNDTLIGGAGSNDMFGGTGNDQFQFFTAVPQDLVAFTGAEQVVRSRGGFGGSDTIFDFSTGDTISISQLDRNATVSITTNSAGAAVITIAGTASDGTPANQTITVVGASRDALLAPGAQLFAINGSFITTNDTVNSGDTSVFTVGNGQPGGNIRGKSLVGSPVADSFTDDPAAATTAAGIQLVTTVNDDTLAGNEGDDFMFGSAGNDSINGGDSSLDPLSGDRNNTASGVGDTLIGGQGFDTLTGGSGSDNFVLDIFQPGIIDTITDYKPVTEFDNILISAAGFGGSLIAGQTASGAAPAQFQAFLGAGGVEGSNSTINAATIGTSAFYYDTVGGGLYYDVDGGGTGTVYTQVAQINPQFGNAFAINQLVIVA; encoded by the coding sequence ATGGCAATTTTTATAGGAACCGACGCTAACGACAGTTATTTAGCAACTACCGAAGGCGATAACGCTAGAGGTGCCAGAGGCAATGACACTCTGATCGGCAACAGCGGCAGAGATACGCTCAATGGCAATGCGGACAACGACCTTTTGTTTGCAGATAGCTTAACTCAAACCGCAGGTGGCAACGACAGCCTTTTTGGCGGTCAAGGGGCTGACACCCTGGTAGGCGCTCGTTTTGGCTTCAGTGCTGACAGCCTCGGCGGTAACAGAGGCGAAGATTTGCTGATCGCTTCTACCAATGGTGGTAACACCCTGTTTGGCGGTCAAGGTAATGACACGATCTACGGTAGTGTCGCCAACTCCAACACCATGAACGGTGACATTGGCGATGATGTGGTAATTGCTGGTAACGGTAGCGATCGCATGTTGGGTGCGGATGGCAACGACACCCTAATAGGCGGCGCGGGCAGCAACGATATGTTTGGTGGGACTGGCAACGACCAGTTCCAATTCTTCACCGCTGTACCGCAAGATCTGGTTGCGTTTACGGGCGCGGAACAAGTAGTCAGAAGTAGAGGTGGCTTCGGTGGTTCTGACACCATCTTCGACTTCTCTACCGGCGACACAATTTCCATTTCCCAACTAGACCGCAATGCTACGGTTAGCATCACTACCAACTCAGCTGGGGCAGCGGTAATTACCATTGCCGGCACGGCTAGCGATGGCACGCCTGCCAACCAAACGATTACGGTTGTGGGTGCGAGCAGAGATGCACTATTGGCTCCTGGCGCGCAGTTATTCGCCATCAACGGCAGTTTCATCACTACCAATGACACGGTCAACTCTGGCGATACATCTGTCTTTACGGTTGGCAACGGTCAACCTGGGGGCAATATCAGAGGTAAGAGCCTGGTGGGCAGTCCTGTGGCAGATTCCTTTACGGATGACCCTGCCGCTGCCACTACCGCCGCTGGCATTCAGCTAGTCACGACTGTCAACGACGACACGCTAGCTGGTAATGAAGGCGACGACTTTATGTTTGGCAGTGCTGGCAATGACAGCATCAATGGTGGCGACAGTTCCCTCGATCCTTTGTCAGGCGATCGCAATAATACAGCTTCTGGAGTTGGCGATACCCTCATCGGCGGTCAAGGTTTTGATACGTTGACTGGTGGATCTGGTTCGGACAACTTCGTCCTCGATATCTTCCAACCTGGCATCATCGATACGATTACGGACTACAAACCCGTGACCGAATTTGACAACATCTTAATTAGTGCAGCGGGCTTTGGCGGTTCGCTGATCGCCGGACAGACTGCTTCTGGCGCAGCGCCTGCACAGTTCCAAGCCTTTCTTGGAGCAGGTGGTGTGGAAGGATCGAACTCTACGATCAATGCTGCAACGATTGGCACCTCAGCGTTTTACTACGACACCGTAGGCGGCGGTCTCTACTATGACGTTGATGGTGGTGGCACTGGTACGGTCTACACGCAGGTGGCCCAGATTAATCCTCAGTTTGGTAATGCCTTTGCGATTAATCAACTCGTAATCGTTGCTTAG
- a CDS encoding IS3 family transposase (programmed frameshift), which translates to MSNKRKQYNPQFKAKVALEAIRGEKTISELVSQYEVHATLINNWKRQLLDEAISLFEKSSGAHKADESQQAEIDELYRQIGQLKVERDFLGQQVSTVGVEERKALVVSDHCELSMVRQCQLLGIARSSFYYQPQAPTEEELRLLKLIDQQYLETPFYGSRRMTVVLRQQGHEVNRKRVQRLMRQLGIAAIYPKPRLSQAHPEHQVYPYLLRGLAITDANQVWCTDITYLPVLKGHFYLVAMMDWYSRKVLSWRISNTLEVRFCIEALQEAIAQYGSPEIFNSDRGSQFTANAFTGCLKASGVQISMDGRGRFYDNIFIERLWRSLKYELIYLIAFEDGIHLNKEVRKWFNWYNQERPHQALNYRTPELVYWERLSGSVSTGESFPKTT; encoded by the exons ATGAGTAACAAACGCAAGCAGTACAATCCGCAATTCAAAGCGAAAGTTGCCCTGGAAGCGATTCGGGGCGAGAAGACCATCTCGGAATTGGTAAGTCAGTATGAAGTTCATGCAACGCTGATTAACAACTGGAAACGACAGTTGCTGGATGAAGCCATTAGCCTGTTTGAGAAAAGTAGTGGGGCGCATAAAGCTGATGAGAGCCAACAAGCCGAGATTGACGAGTTATATCGTCAGATCGGACAGTTGAAGGTAGAACGGGATTTTTTAG GCCAACAGGTCAGCACAGTTGGGGTTGAAGAACGCAAAGCCCTGGTAGTGTCTGACCATTGTGAACTGAGTATGGTGCGGCAATGCCAATTGCTAGGGATTGCTCGTTCCAGCTTCTACTATCAACCGCAAGCACCCACAGAGGAAGAGTTGAGATTGTTAAAGCTGATTGACCAGCAATACTTAGAAACACCATTTTATGGTAGTCGTCGCATGACCGTAGTGCTGCGCCAACAAGGTCATGAGGTGAATCGCAAACGGGTACAACGGTTGATGCGTCAGTTGGGGATAGCAGCGATTTATCCCAAGCCCCGTTTAAGCCAGGCACATCCAGAGCATCAGGTATATCCCTATCTGCTGCGTGGATTAGCTATTACCGACGCCAATCAGGTCTGGTGTACTGATATCACCTATTTGCCAGTACTGAAAGGGCATTTCTATCTCGTGGCAATGATGGACTGGTACAGTCGGAAAGTCTTGTCTTGGCGGATTTCAAACACCTTAGAAGTAAGGTTTTGCATTGAAGCCTTGCAGGAGGCAATTGCTCAGTATGGCAGTCCTGAGATTTTTAACTCGGATCGAGGCAGTCAGTTTACCGCAAATGCCTTTACAGGATGTCTGAAAGCCTCTGGAGTGCAAATCAGCATGGATGGGCGTGGACGGTTTTACGACAACATTTTCATCGAACGGTTGTGGCGATCGCTGAAATACGAGTTGATTTACTTAATCGCTTTCGAAGATGGTATTCATTTGAATAAGGAAGTACGAAAATGGTTTAATTGGTATAATCAAGAGCGTCCGCATCAAGCATTGAATTATCGCACCCCAGAACTTGTTTACTGGGAAAGGCTTTCAGGTAGTGTCTCCACTGGAGAATCATTTCCTAAAACCACTTGA
- the pheS gene encoding phenylalanine--tRNA ligase subunit alpha translates to MTADLDNLKSQLQSLADNAEQAVTEVQTAEQLEQVRVEYLGKKGVLSQILGAMGKLSADERPQVGAIANQIKQSLQTQLEDRKIVLQKAEINRRLEAETIDVTMPGVIRAPQGRVHPIQGTIDRVLDILVGLGFTVAQGPEIETDYYNFEALNTPADHPARDMQDTLYLSDGKLLRTQTSSVQIRYMEANEPPLRIVCPGRVYRKDDIDATHSPVFHQIELLAVEEGLTFGDLKGTVTTFVEELFGEREVRFRPSYFPFTEPSAEVDVQWNGRWLELGGCGMVDPNVFKAVGYDPETITGFAWGFGIERIAMVMHQIDDIRRFFSSDLRFLQQF, encoded by the coding sequence ATGACTGCCGATTTAGATAACTTAAAATCCCAACTGCAATCCCTTGCTGACAATGCAGAGCAAGCTGTAACTGAAGTGCAAACTGCCGAACAACTAGAGCAGGTTAGAGTGGAGTATCTGGGCAAGAAAGGAGTGCTGTCGCAGATCCTAGGGGCAATGGGGAAGCTGTCTGCGGACGAACGCCCGCAAGTGGGCGCGATCGCCAACCAAATTAAGCAGTCGCTCCAAACCCAACTTGAAGACCGCAAAATAGTTTTGCAGAAAGCAGAAATTAATCGACGGTTGGAAGCAGAAACCATTGATGTGACAATGCCTGGCGTAATTCGCGCCCCCCAAGGTAGAGTACATCCAATTCAAGGGACGATCGATCGGGTTTTAGATATCCTGGTTGGTTTAGGTTTCACAGTGGCGCAAGGGCCAGAAATTGAAACTGACTACTATAACTTTGAAGCCCTGAATACACCCGCCGACCATCCTGCCCGCGATATGCAGGATACTCTCTACCTGAGCGATGGCAAGCTATTGCGCACGCAAACATCTTCGGTACAGATTCGCTACATGGAGGCAAACGAGCCACCATTGCGCATTGTTTGCCCTGGGCGCGTCTATCGTAAAGATGACATCGATGCCACCCACTCGCCCGTGTTTCACCAGATAGAGTTACTGGCTGTGGAGGAAGGGTTGACATTTGGCGATCTCAAGGGCACGGTTACGACATTTGTGGAAGAGTTGTTTGGCGAACGAGAAGTGCGGTTCCGCCCCAGTTATTTCCCATTTACAGAACCCTCCGCTGAGGTAGACGTACAGTGGAACGGTCGCTGGCTGGAGTTAGGTGGCTGTGGCATGGTCGATCCCAACGTATTCAAAGCAGTTGGCTACGATCCTGAAACCATTACCGGATTTGCTTGGGGATTTGGGATCGAGCGCATTGCTATGGTGATGCACCAGATCGACGATATTCGCCGCTTTTTCAGCAGCGATCTGCGCTTTTTACAACAATTTTAA
- a CDS encoding peptidoglycan DD-metalloendopeptidase family protein yields the protein MKGISSKEQDCTEVPTTILNTSESSLKVRKSFALLGLALSVGTVGALVNQQHSKALRVTPVAQSPQTLADVLSQNKERKYEMARAAIAAGTWDKHTGVVVHEVREDETLYKLTQVYQVDAAAIATSNGISAATPLQPGAKLVIPPVSGIIHKVKSGDTLDSIAKFYKVPKSDIIKYTDLKSPELIAVDQPLVIPGNVASLMKVREDDAKLKLTAERDRLRQKLQEVEGKPVLVSHSSSSLKKQPQFVTYKVLSGDTIETIARKHGVSQTLIAQHNKLDNPNWLELGRELRIPSGKDTASMQMVAYNSQKPMKVVFSNTGSTNVKPAISENTTPNIKAGKVGSKLGQVEARQPDPERTEVVAMQVKAATPMILPAKNSTATTPSPASQPIQMQATLPSTLDGLMQLAGSSLPKNMPSQAPLEQIAAARHSLEATPILPVETESTLKMAASLFPFTPDKLIEQQASAVATKVIPSVQPAQEPSIRPAKSIAHALKSDKPKIKSRSAGAIAERTSDRESFSLDFPDLLDLTVLQPATEMPVKVSKSTIEPSTSLLKKIELPVESNTRLGVVNQSARRVVSSTLTQPVVEPSSVDVTKLAVLNSIQSPEVVERQLAKQNPVESVTEQPAQDPSVSLPKLPKQAIPASIPSAGLVEQKIAARDLPMEAMPVQPVAEPSVKLRKGSVSFKVPTEPAKAIEQSSPTVTKPTDLALLPESEARMTSMEMRRLELEIDQLNDKVKQAEAEAAARRAEAARQAEVARRTEELRRAEELRRAETAKVAAANISPSSFDSTREAIANTGKASPLAPELPELVAKAYLPDTSGYGISTGFIWPAQGTLTSGFGWRWGRVHQGIDIAGPIGTPILAAAAGTVEYAAWNDGGYGYMIDIRHDDGTITRYAHLNAILVKEGQSVNQSQLIAEMGSTGFSTGPHLHFEIRPQGGRAVDPMAFFARR from the coding sequence TTGAAAGGAATATCTTCTAAGGAGCAAGATTGCACGGAAGTGCCCACAACGATACTAAATACTTCAGAATCTTCTCTGAAAGTACGTAAGTCGTTTGCACTATTAGGTCTAGCTCTTTCTGTTGGTACGGTGGGGGCATTAGTTAACCAACAGCACTCTAAAGCTTTGCGCGTGACACCAGTTGCTCAGTCACCTCAAACTCTTGCTGATGTTCTATCGCAGAACAAGGAGCGCAAATATGAAATGGCTCGTGCTGCAATTGCAGCGGGCACTTGGGACAAGCATACGGGTGTAGTAGTGCATGAGGTGCGCGAAGATGAAACCCTATATAAACTGACTCAGGTATATCAGGTAGATGCGGCGGCGATCGCTACATCTAATGGCATCAGTGCTGCCACACCTTTGCAGCCCGGTGCTAAGCTGGTTATTCCTCCTGTGAGTGGCATCATCCATAAGGTGAAATCGGGGGATACGCTGGATTCGATTGCCAAGTTTTACAAAGTGCCTAAGAGCGACATCATCAAATATACGGATTTGAAGTCGCCTGAGTTAATTGCTGTCGATCAGCCTCTAGTGATCCCAGGTAATGTTGCGAGCCTGATGAAAGTACGCGAGGATGATGCCAAACTGAAGCTAACTGCAGAGCGCGATCGCTTGCGCCAAAAACTGCAAGAGGTGGAAGGCAAGCCTGTTTTAGTCAGTCATTCTTCGTCTTCGCTCAAAAAGCAACCACAGTTCGTTACCTATAAGGTTCTTAGCGGCGATACAATCGAAACAATTGCGAGAAAGCATGGCGTTTCTCAAACTTTAATCGCACAGCACAACAAGCTAGATAACCCAAATTGGTTAGAACTAGGGCGCGAGTTGAGAATACCATCCGGGAAAGATACTGCATCGATGCAGATGGTTGCTTACAACAGCCAAAAGCCCATGAAGGTCGTATTCTCGAATACAGGTAGCACGAACGTAAAGCCTGCTATTTCTGAGAACACCACTCCTAATATTAAAGCTGGTAAGGTAGGAAGTAAGTTAGGGCAGGTTGAAGCTCGCCAGCCCGATCCCGAGCGGACTGAAGTTGTAGCAATGCAGGTAAAAGCAGCTACACCCATGATTCTTCCGGCGAAAAATTCAACAGCAACAACTCCATCGCCTGCAAGCCAGCCTATTCAAATGCAAGCTACTCTGCCATCAACTTTGGATGGTTTAATGCAGCTAGCTGGGAGCAGTTTGCCCAAGAATATGCCTAGCCAGGCTCCTTTAGAACAGATCGCCGCTGCTAGACATTCTCTTGAAGCGACTCCGATTTTGCCTGTGGAAACAGAGTCAACTTTAAAGATGGCAGCATCGCTGTTTCCATTTACACCTGATAAGTTGATAGAACAACAAGCAAGTGCGGTTGCTACTAAGGTTATCCCTTCTGTACAGCCAGCCCAAGAGCCATCAATTCGACCTGCTAAGTCGATCGCGCACGCTCTTAAATCGGATAAACCCAAAATCAAATCTAGATCTGCAGGAGCGATCGCAGAGCGCACCAGCGATCGGGAGTCTTTCTCCCTCGATTTCCCAGATCTCCTCGATCTCACCGTGTTGCAGCCCGCAACGGAGATGCCTGTAAAGGTCTCTAAATCAACAATCGAACCTTCAACTTCGTTGCTGAAAAAAATTGAACTCCCTGTAGAGTCAAACACCAGGTTAGGGGTTGTTAACCAGTCAGCTCGTCGAGTTGTTAGTTCCACACTAACACAGCCAGTCGTTGAGCCATCATCAGTCGATGTCACTAAGCTTGCGGTTTTGAATTCGATTCAATCGCCTGAGGTTGTCGAGCGACAGCTTGCCAAGCAAAATCCAGTGGAATCGGTTACAGAACAACCAGCCCAAGATCCTTCGGTTAGCTTACCCAAGTTACCCAAACAGGCAATACCTGCTTCTATTCCCTCCGCAGGACTTGTCGAGCAAAAGATTGCTGCGCGGGACTTGCCCATGGAAGCCATGCCCGTTCAGCCCGTAGCTGAGCCATCCGTAAAGTTGCGAAAAGGTTCTGTATCTTTTAAGGTACCAACGGAGCCAGCTAAAGCAATCGAGCAGAGCAGCCCTACGGTAACAAAGCCTACCGATTTAGCTTTGCTACCAGAGTCCGAAGCTCGCATGACTTCAATGGAAATGCGCCGCTTGGAACTCGAAATCGACCAGCTCAATGACAAAGTAAAACAGGCTGAAGCTGAAGCCGCTGCCCGTCGCGCTGAAGCTGCCCGCCAAGCTGAAGTTGCCCGTCGCACCGAGGAGCTAAGGCGTGCCGAAGAACTGAGACGTGCTGAAACTGCCAAAGTTGCTGCAGCCAACATCAGCCCATCCAGTTTTGACAGTACCCGAGAAGCGATCGCTAATACAGGTAAAGCTTCACCTCTAGCACCAGAACTGCCCGAGCTTGTAGCTAAAGCCTACTTGCCCGACACCTCAGGTTATGGCATTTCCACAGGCTTCATATGGCCTGCGCAAGGGACTCTGACATCTGGTTTTGGCTGGCGCTGGGGTCGGGTTCACCAGGGTATTGATATTGCAGGCCCGATTGGCACTCCTATCCTGGCAGCAGCGGCTGGTACAGTCGAGTATGCAGCTTGGAATGATGGTGGCTATGGCTACATGATCGACATTCGTCATGACGACGGCACGATCACCCGTTACGCTCACCTCAATGCCATTCTGGTCAAAGAAGGTCAGTCAGTGAATCAGTCTCAGTTAATTGCTGAAATGGGTAGTACTGGATTTAGCACTGGTCCTCACCTGCACTTTGAAATCAGACCACAAGGCGGCAGAGCAGTCGATCCAATGGCTTTCTTCGCTAGAAGATAG